Below is a window of Epinephelus fuscoguttatus linkage group LG12, E.fuscoguttatus.final_Chr_v1 DNA.
TTGCAAGCCAGCAATCATGAATATAAACAGGCTTGAAATCATTCAAAAAATTTAccttgcaaatgttttatgaagGAGAAAGTACAATGGTCACATTTGTTAGACCTCAAATCTTGGTGAGAAACACATAAATAAGTGTGACAACTTCccatgttgtttttaatgcagcTAATTTACCAGAACTCTCCATCGTTGCGGTCAAAACACTTCTCCCGATCTTCTGGGCTCACTCTATTCCACATGTCGGACCTGTGCACAAgtgaaaaatgatttttttttcttggttatTTTCTGCACATAACAATAATTAGTCTTCAGTTGCAGTGCAGTgtaagctgttttttttactgctaTTGACTGCACATATGGCTGGAGGTATGATTAACTCAAGTACTTGTCACTCCACTTTCCGTTCCACTCTTTTCTGCCCCAAGGGTTTAAGAGTCGCACCAGTTTCACGTTGGAGCCATAATACTCCACCTGAAGATGAAATTATAAATCAGACAACTGAACTCTTACTTTTAATTTTCTCCTTGTTTGCCATATACTGTATGCACACATCAACTTTACCTCAGTGACTGCTGTGACAGCATAGGCATGTTGATTCACGATGCCATTAGCCTCTACGCTGTTCACAATCGTGCCctgaaacagacaaaacaggTAAATCACATTATTGACTTTCATCTTTCGAGAAAATGTTCCCCTAAGAAAGTGGTTCTTACCCCTCCTGGGGCAGTCCCGCAGCAAATCATGGACTTGCACTCGGTGGCTCTGCTCAGCACGTTCCACAGCTCGACATCATGGCCTGCAGAGTGGGCATTGTGGAGTTCGTAAGTCATGTGCACGCCTCCAGTGAAATCCTTGCAGGCCTCTGATGGCAACCCAGCGTTCATGTCTGCGTATGAACCACACACtctgagggagagagaaaagattAACAGTCTAAGGTATTGTAGCATTTTATGTCTTGATTCTGTTGTTTGTGCCTCGACTGTGACCCACTCAAGTGTTTTATATGAGGGTGAGTGATTTGGGTTCATACTTGGCATATGCTTTCTCCAGCAGAGGAACCCAGAACTCATTTCCACTTTTGGAGCGCACGGACAGTAGCTGGTGGTCGATTGTGGGCAGGTAGTCATCAATGACAACATCCACCCACTTGCCGAACCTCCAGAACTGACAAAGAAAGGACGAGTAAGCGTTACACGTTAGCTGATGACCGGTGTGTATTTTCTGTTCTAACACATTGAGAGGATGTGTTATTAATCCTTTACCCTGAAGTGAAATATCCCTGCGTAGTTCTCGAAGGTCTGGTCCATGGGCACAACTTGCACCAACAGGCCTTTGTGGATTGTCAGTGAGGAAAGGGCAGCCAGAAACCAGCAGTTACCTGGTAAATGATTAAACAAATCAAGCACTGCCACATATAGATCAAATTTTCACCAAGACCGGTATCAATTTTTTGTTGTCCTTAAGTGAGATCCTTACTCACCCACATTGCCTTGAGCAAAGTCAAAGCGTGAGGCTCCTTTGCTTAAGAAAGTTGGGTCATCATTGTTGTTTTGCAGTTTCAAGATGTCCTggacaacacaacacaggaaaTAAATCAGATGTAGACAAGCatgtaaaaacataaacatgagaaaaaactgcaaacaagttatttaaagtattttactGCTGGTCGAAGCCACTCCACTTGGGCTTGACGCCGGTAGCTCATGTCGGGCAGGTCTCCCAGAGATTCGCTGTTAGGGGGGAAGGTGTTGTCCACAAACAGCTTCCGTCTGCGCTGGTGGGTATCTCTCAGCTGCACGTAGTCCTGGTAGTTGAACTTGGCAGGGTTGGTGGGGCTCCCCTCGCTGCCATCTTGGTAACGCAAGTTGATGATAGAGGTGCAGGTTGAAGGCATGTTGCCAAGAGGCTTCAGATAGACTCTGTGGTGcaagaagaaacacaaaataagagaaTGCAGAATCTAATCTGAAATGCTAAAGCTGCGTTTCAGAGATTGGTGGAGATAGTTACCTGTGGGATGGCTGCAAACCGCTGCTTCCTTATAAGAGAAGGGACTCAGAGGTGTCCAGTCCTGTCTAAACAGCAGGCTATCTTCACTTATATACATACTGTCTTATGTAAGGCTGGAGTCAGACCCACCCCCTTGAATGTACAGAAAAGTTTAAATGACAGGGGACTGAGACATTTCTGGTTTTCTGGTCGGCCTTTAAATTATAGCCTCCAGTGAAATGGCACCTGACATTCTCACTGAATCCTGTCAGACCTGCTTAACTGCTGTTCCTTAATCACTGCATTCACATTACTTACATAATTTTAgtttattaatgtgtgtgttttagcaaTGCAGGGATGTAATTTAATTGTATATAGAGTATTATATTATGGAGAAAATGATAAATTCTACCTGCAATCTTAAATCTAACTTTATGCTGTTTTTCTTCTACTATAAGTGCatagtgttttattttattttatatttttttccatgttcATTTATGTGAACGTGACAAATTAGCTTCGCCTTCGATAGCAACTGTTCAAGTCCAGCTTTGATAGAAAGGAAAAAATGGCTTTGATTGGTTTTTTCTTGTCGAACTGCAGAGTGAcctttaatgttaaaatgtggaTCATGGTGAAATCATCCTATGACACCTCcgtcatttaatttttaaatggacaaaaacacaaaagaaaaactgaaaacaataagATCTGTGACATATGTACACCTGGTGTTTGGCTGTAAGATGATGTAGGATGATGACTCTGATCAAGTACGATCATGTAATGTACAGTAAGATCTCAATGTTTGTGCAACAgtttcaaggttttttttctctttgaggGGATTCAACAAAACGTTGGGGCGTTCATATTTGCTCTGCACTGTGATTGTGGGATACTTCAGACTTGCCCCTGGCAAAGTATGCTCCTGAGAACTGTCACGCACAGAGAGATCCATGAGAAAAGAAAATTACATGCTAAGCCAAGCATAGAAAGCATTTATATGAGGgaaaaatgaatgaacgaaCATAATGAACGAACATACAGTACTCTCAAGATGAAATAAAGCCTTCACAGGCCAGGtgcaaaaaaagataaaagcaaataaacaacacaaactatTTTTGTGATGCTTATAATGCTATGTACCTAGTAGGGGTATGCATTTAGGCTTTACATTACATCAGAAGCTTTATGAATAAGTAAACCAGGGTTGCTGTAAGAGATTGCATTacgctgatttattttttttttgtgcacaccTCCTTTAGGAACCCTTCATTCTCTCATTGGATCCATCTGATAATTAAATACTGAACTGTTGCAGAATTAACGCACTAAGCTGCCTATCACTTTTCGATTAGCAATTCAACCAGATGCAGAGCAGAGTGTGAAGACTGCTTACGATCACACCTGCTGCAGGAACAAAGTGTGCTCTGTTGGCAAGTCCTGACACATGACAGTAATTCTCTCAGCGTGTTCAGCAAACCACAGCTCCGAGCAAAGTGGCTCATGATTTGCATATAGTGCTGCTATAGGTACTAGAGGTATATGCAAATAATCACAAGGAACTGATACCTGAAAACAAGCGTTTATTTTGAGCCCTTTCACATAGCTCACATTGTCTTTCTATTGTGTAAAGCAGAGCATGGAGGAGTCCAGAGTAATTACAGGCTTTGAAGAAGTCTTTAaccaaaaatgttgaaatactGGACAGAattgagcaaaaacaaaaaacactgatgagAGAATTGATATAAGTGCAAGTACAAGCATCTGCATCAGTTAAAGCATGCTTTTGATTGTAGGCTTCAAACCCAAGCTTTGTTTATTTAATCTAATTACACTGTAATTTGTGGTAATAACAAGTAGAAGCATGCTGGGTGCCAGCGATGTTAACTTATACTTCCTAGGTGTGGCTCTAAATTAGTGTTATGCCACTTTCTATGTAATCAATTAAGGCCTTAATAGCAGAAAGCAGGAATGTGGAAGTGATGCATGTGTTTTGAAGGAATATGGGTATCAGGCTGCACGTCTGCAAAGAAAACACGTCAGGAGAGATGTGAATGAAGAAATTAAGCACAAGCGGACAAAAGTACTTACTCCTGTTCATTCTGTAAACTCACCTGTTAGTATGTTTTAAATCTGCATTTCAATGCACTGAAGATACATTAGAGGTACAggcagtgttggggagtaactGGCTACATGTTAGGGAGTTACataattaaattacaatatCAATGTAATTGTAATACATTAAacttactgagaaaaaaaactgaaattataGTTACTAAGTTAgcagttactaatcaaaatgttaGTGTTTACAAAGGGGTTACATCAGAATATGATTCATAGGCACACCTTTGGTCATggtattcatgtggatgcctCTTGATGCCCtgcacccacccaaacaccgctGTGGGCTAACTAACCCAAGACTGATCCAGGGAGGGCCCACTGTGAATTACGGGTAGTCTGAGGTACCAGCACATCCCATGGATGCTCCATCAGATTTcaatctggggaatttggaggccaggtcgatgcctttagctttttgtcatgttcctcgggccattcctgagcagtttctgcAGTGTAGCATGGGGCATTTTCCTGCTGGGGGGGCCACTACCATCAGGGAGTACCGTTAACGTGAGAGGGGGTTACTTAGCCCACAGccgtgtttgggtgggtggagggtgtcaagtagcatccacatgaaaaCCATGACCAAAggtctcccagcagaacattgcattgtcacaaaatgatcagtgttactcacttcaccaaccactggttttaatgttttggctgatcagtgtaacattcattctgttgtttTGTACCTTGTTGTGGTGCATGCATGACTTGTTTTTGGCATACGTCTGAACAACATGGGTCAGGAAAGCCACCGGAACAAATCTGAGTGTAACATTTATACACATATATTTTTGATGTATTATTAtagtatgtatttatttataatacTTTGGATTTTTGacttttgtcttatttttttatttgatagggaCAATGCAATTTAACATAGTTCCAATGCAGAGTATAGGGctgatgtgttgcacagagAGTTTATAGCTATTTCTTATTTTCAACTCTTGACCCTAGTTGGGCTTCTACATGTAGacctaaaatgttattaaaaatatacaagTCCTATCATTCAtgaaaaactattaaaaacagcaTACAACCACAATACACTATAAGCATGGAAGGCACAATAAACCCAAATCCACACACTACAATACACATACCACAGTACATATACCATAATACAAACATCACAGCAAACCCCAGAGCACATCTATTACAATAGACATAGCACTATAAACATACCACAGTACATACACTAAAGTACACACACCACAATACACCAGTACACCTACGCTAATACCCCTTTAAAAGTATGAATGCATTTAGTGGGAACAGCTCTGGTTTGCTTTCAGCCTCCACTTGACCTTTACTGTGTTGTTGCTTTCAGCTTTATTGCCTTGTTTAACACATTTTTAGAAATGTGAGCAAAAGTAATAAGTTAAATTATTTTGATGAGGTAATTAAAACAGTTACATTACTTATTACATTTGAACAGGGTAGCCTTTCACCTGTCACATTTCAAGAGTATCCTTCCCAACACTGAGGAcaggaaacaaaaataatgcAAGAACAGTTGCATTATATgtataatgtttatttttgtgcttTAACATCATGCAACAAAGGTTCTGTCACTCACAATCAGAGGTTtgtaagttaaaataaaaaatattgaacaCAAAGTGATGAACAGTATGTGTTTACATACTCACCTGCAGGCGCATTAACACTGAGTCTGAGCGCTTCACACTGGTGACGCTTCCCTCTGTGCATattctgctgtctctgtcatcaCTTTTTTATTGCAGTTATGTTAATTAGTGGTGCACACCAAAGACATAATAGAATATAAACATAATAGAGTATATAATATTTCCAATACTTGACTTGCTTTCACTTACGATGAAGTCATGTAATAACACAGCGGAGTGTCtgccacaaaatgactacatacTTGTGTCTGCTGCTTGATGAGCATTTCTGCAGTTTAAGTGTTTACaccatctacacacacacacacacacacacacacacacacacacacacacacacacacacacacacacacacacacacacacacacacacacacacacacacacacacacacacagctctaaTATAGATGATTATAGAATAAAAGTAACTGGTAATTTTGGCTGCTGTGAAACAGAAAAGCATCTTGCTTTAGATTCCAAAATCATCACTTGAACCAGAGTATACTGATGGTGATCATAAGAGATAGTATCTGCATTTTCTGTACTTACGATGATCATAGTTTAAGACATTCCTAAAATTAATGTGCGTCAGTGCCAATTGATTTTTAACCATGTTAGCGGCATGGTTCTATGTGTGACAATTGGATAGTCCACCACCTTGgtccacactgaaatatcttaGCAACTATTGACTGGATTGGAAGGACCTGTAACACAAGTCAGCTCTCTTTatctaacaacaacaacaacaacaacaaaaatggattCAAGGACTGCTGACAATGTGTTTATGCTCTTTCCCTCACTATATttccaaaagtatgtggacacccctCATGATTAGTGGGTTCTTTTGCCTCAGCAACACCCACCGCTGACAGGTGCATTAAGTGAAACAAGAATTTCCACTGACAAGGTTTTGCAGCGCACATCGGAGTCGTGCACAAAGAAATGTTTGTCAAGAACTAATTTTACTGTGGAAGAACGTCACTGGGCTGCAGAGCGAACAAGACTTCAGCCCCGTCTAACACCTGTGAGAAAAGCTGGCCTTATCACCAAACATCGATGCAGCCATTCcttctatccatctatccatccctATCAATCCAATCCTTTATTTATAGTCTTGTTGGATTTATATGTGCAAGAAATGGTTGAGTACTCTGCTCCTCCAAACTATGAAACTCAATCCGTTCTCTTGACTCACTGATCCCAAGGAAGGTTTATCAATATTTGCTGTTTCCATACCAACTTTCTATGCGATACTTCTCAATAtgcatataaacacatttatgGAAACATGACTATTTACACACATTAAACCTGGAGGCTCTCTTTAGGTGTATGATTATTTTACGTACACCTGCATGTGCATTTCCAACAACACACAACATTAGAATCTGCCCACAGTGCAGTTCTGTCAGTACTACTCAGCTGACCTGCCTCGGGCATCATCAATCACTTAACTGGAAGAACAAGACATGCAGCACATCTGCTTGACTCCTGTCACTGTGAAGGCATCACGGTCCATCAGACCAACCTGATGATTATTTTTCGAAAACAATCTGCATGTCTCAGGTAAAATATGGGCTTCAGATGGGTTGCTGGCGATCGTGTCTGTCCACAGACCCtggaacaaaacacaaacaggcacCTTTGAACATTGCAGTGCTGATTTTGTCTGAAATGTGTATTTATGAATTAGTGACTGCCAAGCGGATTATGTTGCTGActttttaaactgatttataAAAAAGGTTGTTAACAGTCTCGACTGACGGAAAAGACTTGGATTGAGGAGTAAAAATTCTAATGGTGATCTGGAACTGTttgatttttgttattttagccACAACACCGAAAAAGATACTGAAAAATCATTTTCACAAGTGTGCTTAGGCTATGAAAGCAGGGGAGCCCAGACCTCCTCCTCATCTAACACAGAGGCCTTAATGCATGTTGGCAACATGTCATCGATGACAACATCCACCCAATTAGTACACAATTATAATTATTTACATCTCTTAGTTTGCTGACAGATAAGCAAAGATTACCTTAACCTGAAGTGAAATATCCCAGTTGTCTTTGAGGCTTTGATCCGGAGGCACCACCTGTGTCAGTAAGTATTTGTGTGCGTCAGTGCCAGTATAGATGAATACCTGCAGGCAGTACATTACAATACTGTCAGTTAAACCAGTTAAATATATCTTCTCTGGGGAGGCCTTTATTAGTGTGAGAACCTTTATGTGTGTTTCATGTACACATTAACAGATGTGACTGTCTAGATGTGTGAGAAGGTCCTTCACACAGATTTGACATCATATTTCTCTTATAATTAACACACCATGTCAAATAATGTCTcatcagagacaaaacaacataaagaaATCTTTCTCATTTGAAATAACCAAAACCCTTTTAGCTTTGGTAGaaacttttgtgtttgtgtaggaCTCCAGAGTAAGAAGCCAGGGTGtgtgcaggtccttaaaaaggtCCTTAAAAGTTGAATTACATTCAATTTCATGAATATTAGGCCCcgaaagtcattaaatagtcttaaaatctgaatatgtGAGATCCTATTGCCAGGAATATTTTATCTAATATCATTTATCtaggttgtttgtctctatgtgtcagccctgcgatagtctggcgacctgtccagggtgtaccctgcctctcgcccgatgtcagctgggataggctccagcccccccgcgaccctcaagaggatgaagcggttagaagatgaatgaatgaaaggatCATTTATCTATCTTagaatttctttttgtcaaactgAGTCAAGCTCTACTTCGTGGCGGTGCACAtgtctgatgttacaaatctttaaactcactctaataaccatatttctacatgaaaccTACCTCTGCACGGGACCATATACTAGTTACCTTTACACTTAGCCGCTATACTTGAATAACAAATATTGAttgtccaaaaatcaaaaattttatcttgaaaaggtctgaaaaagcatgaaatttaagtgtctgatacccaTAGGCAAATCCTGCACGGTTTACATCCATGCTTACTTGCTAGCACGCTTCTTGGTGCATTACCACCACCTGTAGATCAGAATAGTTTGAATCCGTATAGGAGGGAATGCGTATCACGTCATCTGCATGCTCATGTGCATGTGCAAAAATTATCTGTTTTTCATCTCTTAGGTGTCTTCACTCCATGTCGGCCTCTGCCTTGGAATAAACTGTGATGATGAAACTGTGATGATCAAGTACTCTCCTTTCTCCAAACTGTGAAACTCAATCAGTTCTCTTGAGTCGCTGAAAACCTAACATATGTTCggagctgcatctcaaattgaTCTTCAGGTTCCAAGCTTTCAGATGATGTGTATCAATTCTATATGGCATGTACTGTCAACCTGCTATCGCCCCCTATATATCCCCTGTCCCTCCccacagaaaagacaaaagtGGGTGTATGGAGGGTCTCTGAGGGTTAACCTACAGAAACATGATTGTGTCGTTTACCTCATCAAAAGTCCCACATCCCATCATAGTTTTGCACTGGACAGCTCTGTTCATGACATCCCAAAGGTCAGGTGGGCTCTTGGACAGTGTGTAGGTCATGTGCACGCCTCCACTGAAGTCCTTGAATGCCTCAGGTGGGTTGCCAGTGATCATGTCTCCATAAGATCCACAGACCCTGAAGCAAAAAGTAAACCGGCACCTTTGAATGTGACAGTTGCAAGCAATTATGGTGGTGATGTGTGTGATTAAGTTTTCCCAGAGGGTCGAGGTTCGGTGGGAAGGTTTCATCCTCAAACATGCTCCCCTTGTCAATCAGAgattgctgcagctgctgatagTCTTGGCCTTTAAATTTCACGGGGTTAGAAGGGCTTCCTTCACCGCCGTCCTCATAGAGCGAGTGAATCATCTTCACACTGGTGGAGGTCATGTTGGAGAGCAGTGGCAGAGGTGTCTGAAATCAGAACTGCTCAACAGCTTGTAGGTAAAACTTAACCTAGCAAATATCAGTAACAACAAGTAAAAGACAAAGCAACAGATTACTGAACTCACCTCTAAAGTTCCAGCCTTGCAACAGTTTCGAAgtataaacacagtgacaggatcTGGCAATGTTAAAGTTACTTATACTCATCATCTGCATACCAGACAAACCCTACGTCATATattgttcagttcagttcagttcagttcaggtgAAGCCACCGCTCTCTGTCAGATTTGGCAGAAGAACTAACTGCACATCAAATGTGTGCAAAGCCGGTTTTTAAACTAATAACCTTTTGATATACTGCATGATGGTGATGCATCAGTCACAGGAACCATTTTTGCATTGAGTACCTACTTTTAAATTTTTAAGTACATTTACCTGATCTTACTTAAATGTTTTTACTCATATAAAAGTTTCAAAGCAGGAGTTTTACTTGTAACTGAGTGTTTTACAGTATGGTTTTAGTAGTTGGAGTGGAGTAGTTttagtgttggagatatcggccgtaaagatatctgccttctctccaacataatggaactagatgacacttggcttgcacgcttccttctgcactgtgatacagttggcaggagTCGTTTCATAATAATTCCAAAtgctgccactttgtcagtggacctaaacATAAACGTATGATGTGCTAGGTACCCTCCTACATCAGTTTTGGACAGTGTTTCAATTGACACTTGTTACATGCTTtgtatcttttcaaaatacacttccattttcacaggaaatgttgagtttctgctcgttacatGTATACAGAAGGTTACTGGAGCCTCT
It encodes the following:
- the LOC125898646 gene encoding calpain-3-like, producing the protein MTSTSVKMIHSLYEDGGEGSPSNPVKFKGQDYQQLQQSLIDKGSMVCGSYGDMITGNPPEAFKDFSGGVHMTYTLSKSPPDLWDVMNRAVQCKTMMGCGTFDEVNDTIMFLVYLKPLGNMPSTCTSIINLRYQDGSEGSPTNPAKFNYQDYVQLRDTHQRRRKLFVDNTFPPNSESLGDLPDMSYRRQAQVEWLRPADILKLQNNNDDPTFLSKGASRFDFAQGNVGNCWFLAALSSLTIHKGLLVQVVPMDQTFENYAGIFHFRFWRFGKWVDVVIDDYLPTIDHQLLSVRSKSGNEFWVPLLEKAYAKVCGSYADMNAGLPSEACKDFTGGVHMTYELHNAHSAGHDVELWNVLSRATECKSMICCGTAPGGGTIVNSVEANGIVNQHAYAVTAVTEVEYYGSNVKLVRLLNPWGRKEWNGKWSDKSDMWNRVSPEDREKCFDRNDGEFWMELEDFCENFNDLFICCENPNFIDGDLTCQWQCMTYDGSWVAGRSAGGNASYPSFETNPQYRIQVTKIDRDEKEDKNVLLSLMQKPQQQHRKGQTSYPIAVTVYKVPPGTPQGRLRSSFFNRNMPLKYTQLYTNKRDLIEQHSLEPGEYVVIPSTMRPHMSADFVLTVFTKSEAKISPHDGDDDDDHDHDHDHDHDHENEENLILPELPTDKEDEKEDNTDRDPTLAMFNRYADQYGELKARQLQKLLNNNFPHGNGRNGFSLDTCRSMIAAVDVDQRMKMTFTEFSTLWEKINEYKKKFHHADLNRSGALSDYELQQAIDAAGFNVNDILVRLLMFRYTDETATTMESFITLMLRLDKASDVFKGKSSDGVIYLDWDEWSTFSTYN